The proteins below come from a single Microbacterium sp. SLBN-154 genomic window:
- a CDS encoding lycopene cyclase domain-containing protein: MPGLYLLAIVFSGAGMAVIDARYRLALWRTPLATIVSVAVGVLFFLAWDVVGILTGVFFQGDSPLYIGISIAPELPIEEVFFLTFLCYLAVLFYSAALRLGEHRARRRGAAEDGGRS, from the coding sequence GTGCCGGGACTCTACCTTCTTGCGATCGTCTTTTCGGGCGCGGGGATGGCGGTGATCGACGCGCGCTACCGCCTGGCGCTGTGGCGGACGCCGCTGGCCACGATCGTCTCGGTCGCCGTCGGCGTGCTGTTCTTCCTCGCGTGGGATGTCGTCGGCATCCTCACCGGGGTGTTCTTCCAGGGGGACAGCCCCCTCTACATCGGGATCTCGATCGCGCCTGAGCTGCCGATCGAGGAAGTCTTCTTCCTCACCTTCCTCTGCTACCTCGCGGTGCTCTTCTACAGCGCCGCGCTGCGTCTGGGAGAGCACCGCGCCCGCCGCCGTGGGGCCGCGGAAGACGGGGGACGATCATGA
- a CDS encoding lycopene cyclase domain-containing protein, which yields MTYVLINIPFLLLAAAVTLATVRLPRFRERMVASLAGAVVLVILTAIFDNVIIGTGLVAYDEEHRSGILIGLAPIEDFAYAIAAAFLVPAVHTLLTARRPRREQTS from the coding sequence ATGACCTACGTGCTGATCAACATCCCGTTCCTCCTCCTCGCCGCCGCCGTCACGCTGGCCACCGTGCGATTGCCGCGATTCCGCGAGAGGATGGTGGCATCCCTCGCCGGTGCGGTGGTGCTCGTCATCCTCACCGCCATCTTCGACAACGTGATCATCGGAACAGGACTCGTGGCCTACGACGAAGAACACCGCAGCGGCATCCTCATCGGGCTCGCGCCCATCGAGGACTTCGCCTACGCGATCGCCGCGGCTTTCCTCGTCCCGGCCGTCCACACCCTGTTGACCGCCCGACGTCCTCGCCGGGAGCAGACCTCATGA
- a CDS encoding prenyltransferase, whose product MTTPTPLRPGPVVRQLFVSSRPVSWINTAYPFAAAYLLATRSVDLTLILGALFFLIPYNVAMYGINDVFDYESDLRNPRKGGAHGAVLDRRLHALTLWVSGLLCLPFVAYLVWVGSPASWLVLAASLFFVVFYSAPPLRLKERPFADSITSSIHFFSPAVYALVLAGVAWTWQLVAVIVAFALWGIASHAFGAVQDVLADRAAGISSIATARGARWTVRFALACYFAAGLVILATAWPGPLAVIAVLPYIAIVWPYRSVTDETAEKATTGWRRFLWINQIAGFIVTVLLISYGLLTADA is encoded by the coding sequence ATGACGACCCCGACTCCCCTGCGGCCGGGCCCCGTCGTCCGTCAGCTCTTCGTCTCCTCACGCCCCGTCAGCTGGATCAACACCGCCTATCCGTTCGCTGCGGCCTACCTGCTGGCCACCCGATCGGTCGACCTGACGCTCATCCTGGGCGCCCTGTTCTTCCTCATCCCCTACAACGTCGCGATGTACGGCATCAACGACGTCTTCGACTACGAGTCCGACCTGCGCAACCCCCGGAAGGGCGGGGCGCACGGTGCAGTGCTCGATCGACGGCTGCATGCGCTCACACTGTGGGTCTCGGGCCTGCTGTGCCTTCCCTTCGTGGCCTACCTGGTATGGGTCGGCTCACCCGCGTCCTGGCTGGTCCTGGCGGCGAGTCTGTTCTTCGTGGTGTTCTACAGCGCGCCGCCGCTGCGGCTGAAAGAGCGGCCCTTCGCAGACTCGATCACCAGCAGCATCCACTTCTTCTCCCCCGCCGTCTACGCCCTCGTCCTCGCCGGTGTCGCGTGGACCTGGCAACTCGTCGCGGTCATCGTCGCGTTCGCCCTCTGGGGCATCGCCTCCCACGCCTTCGGGGCCGTGCAGGACGTGCTCGCCGACCGAGCGGCGGGCATCAGCTCCATCGCGACGGCGCGCGGTGCGCGATGGACCGTTCGGTTCGCCCTCGCCTGCTACTTCGCCGCCGGGCTGGTGATCCTCGCGACGGCGTGGCCCGGTCCGCTGGCCGTCATCGCGGTCCTCCCCTACATCGCGATCGTGTGGCCGTACCGTTCCGTCACGGACGAGACCGCCGAGAAGGCGACGACCGGCTGGCGCCGCTTCCTCTGGATCAACCAGATCGCGGGCTTCATCGTCACCGTGCTGTTGATCTCCTACGGTCTGCTCACCGCCGACGCCTGA
- a CDS encoding phytoene/squalene synthase family protein — protein sequence MTASGDRPTGLAQYDRTAEDASAAVIAAYSTSFGLATRLLGTRPRPHVRNVYALVRVADEIVDGPAHEAGLDPAAERAVLDDLESETMAAIERGFSSNLVVHAFARTARECLIGADLIAPFFQSMRTDLTVANHDDASHDSYVYGSAEVVGLMCLHVFVNADNPRPALPDPALVEGARRLGAAFQDVNFLRDLFHDEGALGRDYLGVTTGRRSRTEVLDRIDSDLAAAAATIPSLPADCRRAVTVAHDLFAELSRRLRREGDDSRTRVRVPDTVKAALAARAMLGLHPRGARA from the coding sequence GTGACCGCATCCGGCGATCGTCCCACCGGGCTCGCACAGTACGACCGCACGGCTGAGGACGCGTCCGCTGCGGTCATCGCCGCGTACTCGACCTCCTTCGGTCTCGCGACCCGGCTCCTGGGCACGCGGCCCCGACCGCACGTGCGCAACGTCTACGCGCTGGTACGCGTGGCCGACGAGATCGTCGACGGCCCCGCGCACGAGGCGGGCCTCGATCCCGCCGCCGAGCGGGCGGTTCTGGACGATCTCGAGAGCGAGACGATGGCCGCGATCGAGCGCGGCTTCAGCTCCAATCTGGTCGTCCACGCCTTCGCCCGCACCGCGCGCGAGTGCCTCATCGGCGCCGACCTCATCGCCCCCTTCTTCCAGTCCATGCGCACCGACCTCACCGTTGCGAACCACGACGACGCATCGCATGACTCGTACGTGTACGGGTCGGCGGAGGTGGTGGGGCTGATGTGCCTCCACGTCTTCGTCAACGCCGACAACCCCCGACCCGCCCTTCCCGACCCGGCGCTCGTCGAGGGCGCGCGGCGTCTCGGAGCTGCGTTCCAGGACGTCAATTTCCTTCGAGACCTCTTCCACGACGAGGGGGCTCTCGGCCGGGACTACCTCGGTGTCACCACCGGGCGTCGCAGCCGCACCGAGGTCCTCGACCGCATCGACTCCGACCTCGCCGCCGCCGCCGCGACGATCCCCTCCCTGCCCGCGGACTGCCGACGAGCCGTGACGGTCGCCCACGACCTTTTCGCCGAACTCTCTCGACGGCTTCGCCGCGAGGGCGACGACAGCCGCACCCGGGTCCGCGTACCCGACACCGTCAAGGCCGCTCTCGCCGCGCGCGCGATGCTGGGCCTGCACCCGAGAGGAGCCCGCGCATGA
- the crtI gene encoding phytoene desaturase family protein, whose amino-acid sequence MTAERTVVIGGGIAGLATAALLAAEGHDVTILEARDDVGGRAGSWESDGFRFDTGPSWYLMPEVFDHFFRLVGTTADAELDLVKLDPAYRVYREPQTSGTAGESVDVRSGREEATALFESIEPGAGKTLATYLDSAGNAYDLAVSRFLYDTYETTAGLRDPALLKRLPQLLPLLTTTLARFVDQRFREPMLRQILEYPAVFLGGSPYAVPSLYHLMSHLDLDDRVLYPRGGFTEVIRAVERVARRQGVTIRTDAEVGAILTSADAGPARATGVRLRSGEVIDADLVVSAADLHHTETALLPRELQTYPEEWWTRKQPSPGALLLLLGVEGELPELAHHTLMFVDQWKANFEAIFGADAHIPDPASIYICRPSATDETVAPAGHENLFVLVPIPADPSLGRGGVDGDGDPRIEAAADHVIAQIAQWAGIPDLADRIVVRRTITPGDFLHDLHAWRGNSLGLAHTLNQSAVFRPRNASKKVRGLVYAGSSTLPGIGLPMCLISAELVLKRLRGDRSPGPLPEPARV is encoded by the coding sequence ATGACCGCCGAACGAACCGTGGTGATCGGCGGCGGGATCGCCGGGCTCGCCACCGCTGCCCTGCTTGCCGCCGAAGGCCACGACGTGACCATCCTGGAGGCGCGCGACGACGTCGGCGGGCGTGCCGGCTCGTGGGAGAGCGATGGCTTCCGCTTCGACACCGGCCCGAGCTGGTACCTCATGCCCGAGGTGTTCGACCACTTCTTCCGCCTCGTGGGCACCACGGCCGACGCCGAGCTCGATCTGGTCAAGCTCGACCCCGCGTACCGGGTCTACCGCGAGCCCCAGACCTCCGGCACGGCAGGCGAATCCGTAGACGTCCGGTCCGGCCGCGAAGAGGCGACCGCGCTGTTCGAGTCGATCGAGCCGGGCGCGGGGAAGACCCTGGCGACCTACCTCGACTCAGCGGGGAACGCCTACGATCTCGCGGTCTCGCGGTTCCTCTACGACACGTACGAGACCACGGCGGGCCTGCGCGACCCCGCGCTTCTCAAGCGCCTGCCGCAGCTTCTGCCGCTGTTGACCACGACGCTGGCGCGTTTCGTCGATCAGCGATTCCGCGAGCCGATGCTCCGTCAGATCCTCGAGTACCCCGCGGTCTTCCTCGGTGGTTCCCCCTACGCTGTGCCGAGCCTGTACCACCTCATGAGCCACCTCGATCTCGATGATCGGGTGCTCTACCCCCGCGGAGGGTTCACCGAGGTCATCCGCGCGGTCGAACGCGTCGCGCGCCGGCAGGGCGTCACGATCCGCACCGATGCCGAGGTCGGCGCGATCCTCACCTCCGCCGATGCCGGACCGGCACGGGCGACGGGCGTCCGGTTGCGCAGCGGCGAGGTGATCGACGCCGACCTCGTGGTCTCGGCCGCCGACCTCCACCACACCGAGACCGCCCTGCTCCCCCGCGAGCTCCAGACCTATCCCGAAGAGTGGTGGACCCGCAAGCAGCCGAGCCCCGGGGCGCTGCTGCTCCTTCTCGGAGTCGAAGGCGAACTCCCCGAGCTCGCTCACCACACGCTGATGTTCGTCGACCAGTGGAAGGCGAACTTCGAGGCGATCTTCGGCGCCGATGCGCACATCCCGGACCCCGCGTCGATCTACATCTGTCGGCCGAGCGCCACCGACGAGACCGTGGCGCCCGCGGGACACGAGAATCTCTTCGTCCTGGTGCCCATTCCTGCCGACCCCTCGCTCGGGCGAGGCGGAGTCGACGGAGACGGAGATCCGCGCATCGAGGCGGCCGCCGACCACGTGATCGCGCAGATCGCGCAGTGGGCGGGCATTCCCGACCTCGCGGATCGCATCGTCGTGCGCCGCACGATCACGCCCGGCGATTTCCTCCACGATCTGCACGCGTGGCGGGGCAACTCGCTCGGGCTCGCCCACACGTTGAACCAGAGCGCGGTCTTCCGGCCGCGCAACGCGTCGAAGAAGGTGCGGGGTCTGGTCTATGCCGGATCGTCGACCCTTCCGGGGATCGGTCTGCCGATGTGCCTCATCTCGGCCGAGCTCGTGCTGAAGCGGCTGCGGGGCGACCGGAGCCCGGGGCCGCTCCCCGAGCCTGCGAGGGTGTGA